A genomic window from Klebsiella quasipneumoniae subsp. quasipneumoniae includes:
- a CDS encoding 2-dehydro-3-deoxygalactonokinase: MTARYIAIDWGSTNLRAWLYQGEECLESRQSEAGVTRLNGRSPAAVLAEITQYWRDGATPVVMAGMVGSNVGWKIAPYLPLPATFSDIGQQLTAVGDNIWIIPGLCVSRDDNHNVMRGEETQLLGARALAPSSVYVMPGTHCKWVLADRLQIHDFRTVLTGELHHLLLQHSLVGAGLPPQETSADAFAAGLQRGINNPAVLPQLFEVRASHVLGALPREQVSEFLSGLLIGAEVATLSATFAGEQAITLVAGSSLTSRYQQAFRAIGREVTAVAGDTAFQTGIRSIAYAVAN; the protein is encoded by the coding sequence ATGACGGCTCGCTACATCGCAATAGATTGGGGATCGACGAATTTACGCGCCTGGCTGTACCAGGGCGAAGAATGCCTGGAAAGCAGGCAATCTGAAGCAGGCGTAACGCGCCTGAATGGTCGATCTCCCGCTGCGGTGTTAGCGGAAATCACACAATACTGGCGCGATGGCGCCACACCGGTGGTGATGGCAGGTATGGTCGGTAGCAACGTGGGCTGGAAAATTGCCCCTTATTTGCCGCTTCCTGCCACTTTCTCGGATATTGGCCAGCAGTTAACTGCCGTTGGCGACAATATCTGGATAATTCCCGGCCTTTGCGTTTCCCGTGACGATAACCATAACGTCATGCGCGGGGAAGAAACGCAACTGCTGGGCGCACGCGCCTTAGCCCCTTCGTCTGTCTATGTGATGCCAGGAACCCACTGCAAATGGGTACTGGCCGATCGCCTGCAAATTCACGATTTTCGTACCGTTTTGACCGGTGAGTTGCATCATCTGTTGCTTCAGCACTCGCTGGTGGGCGCCGGCTTGCCGCCGCAGGAAACGTCCGCCGACGCATTCGCGGCCGGTCTGCAGCGCGGTATCAACAACCCCGCCGTCCTGCCGCAGCTGTTTGAAGTGCGCGCTTCGCACGTGCTGGGCGCGTTGCCTCGCGAGCAGGTTAGCGAATTTCTTTCCGGCCTGCTGATTGGCGCTGAAGTGGCCACCCTCAGCGCCACGTTCGCCGGAGAGCAGGCGATTACCCTCGTCGCCGGGTCATCGTTAACGTCCCGCTATCAGCAGGCATTCCGCGCCATTGGCCGCGAAGTCACTGCGGTTGCGGGCGATACGGCATTTCAGACAGGAATAAGGAGCATCGCTTATGCAGTGGCAAACTAA
- a CDS encoding 2-dehydro-3-deoxy-6-phosphogalactonate aldolase: protein MQWQTNLPLIAILRGITPDEALAHVGAVIDAGFDAVEIPLNSPQWEKSIPQVVDAYGEQALIGAGTVLQPEQVDRLAAMGCRLIVTPNIQPEVIRRAVGYGMTVCPGCATASEAFSALDAGAQALKIFPSSAFGPDYIKALKAVLPPEVPVFAVGGVTPENLAQWIKAGCVGAGLGSDLYRAGQSVERTAQQAAAFVKAYREAVK, encoded by the coding sequence ATGCAGTGGCAAACTAACCTTCCGCTTATCGCTATTCTGCGCGGTATTACGCCAGACGAGGCGCTGGCTCACGTTGGCGCCGTTATCGACGCCGGTTTCGACGCGGTCGAAATCCCGCTGAACTCGCCGCAGTGGGAGAAAAGTATTCCGCAGGTCGTCGACGCTTACGGCGAGCAGGCGCTTATCGGCGCGGGCACCGTGCTGCAACCGGAGCAGGTCGATCGGCTGGCGGCCATGGGCTGTCGGCTGATTGTGACGCCAAACATTCAACCGGAAGTGATCCGGCGAGCGGTGGGTTACGGCATGACCGTATGTCCAGGCTGCGCCACCGCCAGCGAAGCTTTCAGCGCGCTCGATGCCGGCGCGCAGGCGCTGAAAATTTTCCCGTCATCGGCTTTTGGCCCGGATTACATCAAAGCGTTGAAAGCCGTGCTGCCGCCCGAGGTTCCGGTCTTTGCCGTCGGCGGCGTGACGCCGGAAAACCTGGCGCAGTGGATTAAAGCCGGCTGTGTGGGGGCTGGGCTGGGGAGCGATCTCTATCGTGCCGGCCAGTCGGTTGAACGTACCGCGCAGCAGGCAGCCGCATTCGTAAAAGCGTATCGAGAGGCAGTGAAATGA
- the dgoD gene encoding galactonate dehydratase, whose product MKITNITTYRLPPRWMFLKIETDEGIVGWGEPVIEGRARTVEAAVHEFGDYLIGQDPARINDLWQVMYRGGFYRGGPIMMSAIAGIDQALWDIKGKVLNAPVWQLMGGLVRDKIKAYSWVGGDRPAEVIDGIKKLRGIGFDTFKLNGCEEMGIIDNSRAVDAAVNTVAQIREAFGNEIEFGLDFHGRVSAPMAKVLIKELEPYRPLFIEEPVLAEQAEYYPRLAAQTHIPIAAGERMFSRFEFKRVLEAGGVAILQPDLSHAGGITECYKIAGMAEAYDVGLAPHCPLGPIALAACLHVDFVSHNAVFQEQSMGIHYNKGAELLDFVKNKEDFNMEGGFFKPLTKPGLGVEIDEARVIELSKNAPDWRNPLWRYEDGSVAEW is encoded by the coding sequence ATGAAAATAACCAATATCACCACGTACCGTTTACCTCCGCGTTGGATGTTCCTGAAGATTGAAACCGATGAAGGCATCGTCGGCTGGGGAGAACCGGTGATTGAAGGGCGCGCCAGAACGGTGGAAGCCGCCGTTCATGAATTTGGCGATTATCTGATTGGTCAGGATCCGGCGCGGATTAATGACCTGTGGCAGGTGATGTACCGCGGCGGCTTTTATCGCGGCGGTCCGATTATGATGAGCGCCATCGCCGGTATTGACCAGGCGTTATGGGATATTAAAGGTAAGGTCCTGAATGCCCCGGTCTGGCAACTGATGGGCGGGCTGGTGCGCGACAAAATTAAAGCCTACAGTTGGGTGGGCGGCGACCGCCCCGCCGAAGTGATTGACGGGATTAAGAAGCTGCGCGGCATTGGTTTCGATACCTTTAAATTAAACGGCTGCGAAGAGATGGGCATCATTGATAATTCCCGCGCGGTTGATGCCGCGGTGAATACCGTGGCGCAAATCCGCGAAGCGTTTGGCAATGAAATTGAGTTTGGCCTCGATTTTCATGGTCGGGTAAGCGCGCCGATGGCCAAAGTATTAATTAAAGAGCTGGAACCGTATCGCCCATTATTTATTGAGGAGCCGGTATTAGCCGAGCAGGCGGAATATTATCCGCGGCTGGCGGCGCAAACCCATATCCCTATTGCCGCCGGCGAACGTATGTTTTCGCGTTTTGAATTTAAACGGGTCCTTGAAGCGGGCGGGGTGGCTATTTTACAACCCGATCTGTCGCACGCAGGCGGTATTACCGAATGCTATAAAATTGCCGGCATGGCGGAAGCCTATGACGTTGGACTGGCGCCGCACTGTCCGCTGGGGCCGATCGCACTGGCAGCCTGTCTGCACGTTGATTTCGTTTCGCATAACGCGGTCTTCCAGGAGCAGAGCATGGGGATCCACTACAACAAAGGCGCCGAACTGCTTGATTTTGTGAAAAACAAAGAAGATTTCAATATGGAAGGCGGCTTCTTTAAACCATTGACGAAGCCGGGGCTGGGCGTGGAAATTGATGAGGCCCGCGTGATTGAGTTAAGTAAAAACGCGCCGGACTGGCGAAACCCGTTGTGGCGGTATGAGGATGGCTCTGTCGCCGAATGGTAA
- a CDS encoding MFS transporter has protein sequence MVSGFAMPKIWRQIAMDISVTAVKTGRRRYLTLIMIFITVVICYVDRANLAVASAHIQEEFGISKAEMGYVFSAFAWLYTLCQIPGGWFLDRVGSRLTYFIAIFGWSVATLLQGFATGLMSLIGLRAITGIFEAPAFPTNNRMVTSWFPEHERASAVGFYTSGQFVGLAFLTPLLIWIQELLSWHWVFIVTGGIGIIWSLIWFKVYQPPRLTKSISKAELDYIRDGGGLVDGDAPVKKEARQPLSKADWKLVFHRKLVGVYLGQFAVTSTLWFFLTWFPNYLTQEKGITALKAGFMTTVPFLAAFFGVLLSGWLADKLVKKGYSLGVARKTPIICGLLISTCIMGANYTNDPVWIMALMALAFFGNGFASITWSLVSSLAPMRLIGLTGGVFNFVGGLGGITVPLVIGYLAQDYGFGPALVYISVVALIGALSYILLVGDVKRVG, from the coding sequence ATGGTGAGCGGCTTCGCTATGCCCAAAATCTGGAGACAGATTGCGATGGATATTTCAGTTACCGCTGTAAAAACCGGGCGTCGCCGTTATCTGACGCTCATCATGATCTTTATTACCGTGGTTATTTGTTATGTTGACCGCGCCAACCTCGCCGTCGCCTCGGCGCATATTCAGGAGGAGTTTGGTATTAGCAAAGCGGAAATGGGCTACGTATTTTCCGCCTTTGCCTGGCTGTATACCCTCTGCCAGATCCCGGGCGGTTGGTTCCTTGACCGCGTGGGGTCCCGGCTTACCTACTTTATCGCCATCTTTGGCTGGTCTGTAGCCACGTTGCTACAAGGCTTCGCCACCGGCTTAATGTCGCTCATAGGCCTGCGCGCTATCACCGGGATCTTCGAAGCACCAGCCTTTCCAACCAATAACCGCATGGTGACCAGCTGGTTCCCGGAGCATGAACGCGCCTCCGCCGTCGGGTTTTATACCTCGGGGCAATTTGTTGGCCTGGCTTTCTTAACGCCGCTGCTGATTTGGATCCAGGAGCTATTGAGCTGGCACTGGGTGTTTATTGTTACCGGCGGTATCGGCATTATCTGGTCGCTGATCTGGTTCAAGGTTTATCAACCGCCGCGGCTGACCAAAAGCATCAGCAAAGCCGAACTCGACTATATTCGCGACGGCGGCGGCCTGGTGGATGGCGATGCGCCGGTGAAGAAAGAGGCGCGTCAACCGTTATCGAAAGCGGACTGGAAGCTGGTCTTTCATCGCAAGCTGGTCGGTGTTTACCTTGGGCAGTTTGCGGTAACCTCGACGCTGTGGTTCTTCCTGACCTGGTTCCCGAACTACTTAACCCAGGAAAAAGGCATTACCGCGCTGAAGGCCGGTTTTATGACCACGGTGCCCTTCCTCGCTGCGTTTTTTGGCGTCCTGCTCTCTGGTTGGCTGGCGGATAAACTGGTGAAAAAAGGCTATTCGCTGGGCGTGGCGCGTAAAACGCCGATCATCTGCGGACTGCTGATCTCCACCTGCATCATGGGGGCGAACTACACCAACGACCCGGTATGGATTATGGCGCTGATGGCGCTGGCATTCTTCGGTAACGGTTTTGCCTCCATTACCTGGTCGCTGGTCTCATCCCTGGCGCCGATGCGCCTGATCGGTCTAACCGGAGGCGTGTTTAACTTTGTTGGCGGCCTGGGGGGCATCACCGTACCGCTCGTGATTGGCTATCTGGCGCAGGATTACGGCTTTGGCCCGGCGTTGGTCTATATCTCCGTGGTGGCGCTGATAGGCGCGCTGTCTTATATCCTGCTGGTCGGCGATGTGAAACGTGTAGGCTAA
- a CDS encoding DUF3748 domain-containing protein, producing MKQVTFAPRHHQLTNVNTWTPDSQWLVFDVRPSGASFTGETIERVNVNSGAVETIYRATQGAHVGVVTVHPTQERYVFIHGPERPDAQWQYDFHHRRGVVAFQDTVENLDAMDITAPYTPGALRGGSHVHVYSPNGQLVSFTYNDHVLHERDPALDLRNVGVAAPYGPVTPPGHHPREYGGSHWCVLVSRTTPTPAPGSDEINRAYEEGWVGNHALAFIGDTLAENGDKVPELFIVDLPQDEASWKQPGGEPLAGTATTMPAPPAGVSQRRLTFTHHRRYPGLVNIPRHWVRANPQATSIAFLMRDDAGVVQLWLISPQGGEPRQLTHHTSGIQSAFNWHPSGEWLGFVLEGRIACCHAGTGDITFLTEAHAHAPSADAIVFSPDGKQIAWMEEVDGYRQLWVTQTGR from the coding sequence ATGAAACAAGTCACTTTTGCTCCCCGTCATCATCAGCTTACCAATGTTAATACCTGGACCCCCGACAGCCAGTGGCTGGTGTTCGACGTCCGCCCGTCCGGTGCGTCGTTCACCGGCGAGACCATTGAGCGAGTGAACGTAAACAGCGGCGCGGTGGAGACCATTTATCGTGCCACGCAAGGCGCGCACGTGGGCGTGGTGACCGTGCATCCAACCCAGGAGCGCTACGTGTTCATTCACGGCCCCGAGCGGCCGGATGCGCAATGGCAGTATGATTTTCATCACCGCCGCGGGGTGGTGGCCTTTCAGGATACCGTCGAGAATCTGGACGCCATGGACATCACTGCCCCTTACACCCCCGGGGCGCTGCGCGGCGGCAGCCACGTCCATGTCTATAGCCCCAACGGCCAGCTGGTCAGTTTTACCTACAACGATCATGTGCTGCACGAGCGCGACCCGGCGCTGGATCTGCGCAACGTCGGCGTGGCCGCGCCGTATGGACCCGTGACGCCGCCGGGCCACCATCCGCGCGAATACGGCGGCAGCCACTGGTGCGTGCTGGTGAGCCGCACGACGCCGACTCCCGCGCCGGGCAGCGATGAGATTAATCGCGCCTATGAAGAGGGCTGGGTGGGGAACCATGCGCTGGCGTTTATTGGCGATACGCTGGCGGAAAACGGCGACAAAGTCCCGGAGCTGTTTATTGTCGATCTGCCGCAGGATGAAGCCAGCTGGAAGCAGCCCGGCGGGGAGCCGCTGGCCGGTACCGCAACCACGATGCCCGCGCCGCCGGCGGGCGTCAGTCAGCGTCGTTTGACCTTCACCCACCATCGCCGTTATCCGGGGCTGGTGAATATTCCACGTCACTGGGTGCGCGCCAATCCACAGGCTACGAGCATCGCCTTCCTGATGCGCGACGACGCCGGTGTGGTGCAGCTGTGGCTGATTTCCCCACAGGGGGGCGAGCCGCGGCAGTTGACGCATCACACGTCGGGTATCCAGTCGGCATTTAACTGGCATCCGTCGGGAGAGTGGCTGGGCTTTGTACTGGAGGGGCGGATTGCCTGCTGTCATGCCGGCACAGGCGATATCACCTTTTTAACCGAGGCGCATGCTCATGCGCCCTCGGCGGACGCGATCGTCTTTTCGCCAGACGGTAAACAGATTGCCTGGATGGAGGAGGTGGACGGTTATCGCCAGCTGTGGGTCACGCAGACCGGGCGATAA
- a CDS encoding YceK/YidQ family lipoprotein, translating into MKSRRLLKLVLFSGIISLSGCSSVMSHTGGKEGTYPGTRSSAQTLGDNNTNWGVKSLVALDMPFTAVMDTLLLPWDMFRTDSSIKSRVEKSEKATLATNSVIPPAPMPAQ; encoded by the coding sequence ATGAAAAGCAGACGACTGTTAAAGCTGGTCCTGTTCAGCGGGATAATAAGCCTGAGCGGTTGCTCCAGCGTAATGTCACATACCGGTGGCAAAGAGGGAACCTATCCGGGCACGCGATCCAGTGCGCAAACGCTGGGGGACAACAATACCAACTGGGGTGTGAAATCGCTGGTGGCGCTGGACATGCCGTTCACCGCCGTCATGGATACCCTGCTGCTGCCGTGGGATATGTTCCGCACCGACAGCTCAATCAAATCTCGGGTCGAAAAGAGCGAGAAGGCCACGCTGGCGACCAACTCGGTGATCCCGCCAGCGCCGATGCCTGCCCAGTAA
- the ibpA gene encoding small heat shock chaperone IbpA, with translation MRNFDLSPLYRSAIGFDRLFNLLENNQSQSNGGYPPYNVELVDENHYRIAIAVAGFAESELEITAQDNLLIVKGAHAAEQKERTYLYQGIAERNFERKFQLAENIHVRGANLVNGLLYIDLERVIPEANKPRRIEIN, from the coding sequence ATGCGTAACTTCGATCTCTCCCCGCTTTATCGTTCAGCCATTGGTTTCGACCGCCTGTTTAACCTGCTGGAAAACAATCAAAGCCAGAGCAATGGCGGCTACCCTCCGTATAACGTCGAGCTGGTAGACGAAAACCACTATCGCATCGCTATCGCGGTGGCTGGCTTTGCTGAAAGCGAGCTGGAGATCACCGCCCAGGACAATCTGCTGATCGTCAAAGGCGCCCACGCTGCCGAGCAGAAAGAGCGGACCTACCTGTATCAGGGGATCGCCGAGCGTAACTTCGAGCGCAAATTCCAGCTGGCGGAAAACATTCATGTCCGCGGCGCCAACCTGGTAAACGGTCTGCTGTATATCGATCTGGAACGGGTGATCCCGGAAGCGAACAAGCCGCGCCGTATCGAAATCAACTAA
- the ibpB gene encoding small heat shock chaperone IbpB codes for MRNYDLSPLLRQWIGFDKLASALQTAGESQSFPPYNIEKSDDNHYRITLALAGFRQEDLDIQLEGTRLVVKGTPQQPEKETTWLHQGLVSQAFSLSFTLANNMEVSGATFTNGLLHIDLTRHEPEQIAPQRIAISERPALNS; via the coding sequence ATGCGTAACTACGATTTATCCCCCCTGCTGCGTCAATGGATCGGTTTTGACAAACTGGCCAGCGCCCTGCAAACCGCCGGTGAAAGCCAGAGCTTCCCGCCCTATAACATCGAAAAAAGCGACGATAACCACTACCGCATCACCCTTGCGCTGGCCGGTTTCCGTCAGGAAGATCTGGATATTCAGCTGGAAGGCACCCGCCTGGTGGTAAAAGGCACGCCGCAGCAGCCGGAAAAAGAGACCACCTGGCTGCACCAGGGGCTGGTGAGCCAGGCCTTCAGCCTGAGCTTCACCCTCGCCAACAACATGGAGGTCTCTGGCGCGACCTTCACCAACGGTCTGCTGCATATCGATCTGACCCGCCATGAGCCTGAGCAGATCGCCCCGCAGCGCATCGCCATCAGCGAACGACCGGCGTTAAATAGCTAA
- a CDS encoding putative transporter, translating to MSEIALTVSVLALVAVIGLWIGNVKIRGVGFGIGGVLFGGIIVGHFVDQAGVALSSPMLHFIQEFGLILFVYTIGIQVGPGFFASLRVSGLRLNLFAILIVILGGLVTAVLHKLFNIPLPVVLGIFSGAVTNTPALGAGQQILRDLGVPLEVVDQMGMSYAMAYPFGICGILLTMWLVRLFFRINVEKEAQQFEESSGNGHAHLHTINVRVENPNLNQMAIQDVPMLNSDNIVCSRLKRGELLMVPAPGTLIQAGDLLHLVGRPEDLHNAQLVIGQEVATSLSTRGTDLKVERVVVTNEKVLGKKIRDLHVKQRYDVVISRLNRAGVELVASSSASLQFGDILNLVGRPEAIDAVAAELGNAQQKLQQVQMLPVFIGIGLGVLLGSIPLFIPGFPAALKLGLAGGPLIMALILGRIGSIGKLYWFMPPSANLALRELGIVLFLAVVGLKSGGDFVATLTQGDGLSWIAYGIFITAIPLLTVGILARMLAKMNYLTLCGMLAGSMTDPPALAFANNLHATSGAAALSYATVYPLVMFLRIITPQLLAVLFWGLS from the coding sequence ATGAGTGAGATAGCATTGACGGTCAGCGTACTGGCGCTGGTGGCGGTGATTGGGCTGTGGATCGGCAATGTCAAAATCCGCGGCGTCGGCTTTGGTATTGGCGGCGTGTTGTTTGGCGGCATTATCGTCGGCCACTTTGTCGATCAGGCGGGAGTCGCCCTCAGCAGCCCGATGCTGCATTTTATTCAGGAATTCGGCTTGATCCTGTTTGTCTACACCATCGGTATCCAGGTGGGGCCAGGCTTTTTCGCCTCGCTGCGGGTCTCAGGCCTGCGGCTCAATCTTTTCGCTATCCTGATCGTGATTCTTGGCGGCCTGGTCACGGCGGTGCTGCATAAACTGTTCAATATTCCTCTCCCGGTGGTGCTTGGCATCTTCTCCGGCGCGGTGACCAACACGCCGGCGCTGGGGGCCGGGCAGCAAATCCTGCGGGATCTCGGGGTGCCGTTAGAGGTGGTCGATCAGATGGGGATGAGCTATGCGATGGCGTATCCGTTCGGCATCTGCGGCATTCTGCTGACCATGTGGCTGGTGCGCCTGTTCTTTCGCATCAATGTCGAGAAAGAGGCCCAGCAATTTGAGGAGAGCAGCGGCAACGGCCATGCCCATTTGCACACCATCAATGTGCGGGTGGAGAACCCCAACCTCAACCAGATGGCGATTCAGGATGTGCCGATGCTCAACAGCGACAATATCGTCTGTTCGCGACTGAAGCGCGGTGAGCTGCTAATGGTGCCTGCGCCGGGCACCCTTATCCAGGCCGGCGATCTGCTGCACCTGGTGGGGCGGCCGGAGGATCTGCACAATGCGCAACTGGTGATCGGCCAGGAGGTGGCCACCTCGCTGTCGACGCGCGGCACCGACCTGAAGGTAGAGCGGGTGGTGGTGACTAACGAGAAAGTGCTGGGGAAGAAAATACGCGATCTTCACGTCAAACAGCGCTATGACGTCGTGATCTCCCGGCTTAATCGCGCTGGCGTCGAGCTGGTGGCCAGCAGCAGCGCCAGCCTGCAGTTTGGCGATATTCTTAACCTGGTCGGCCGTCCGGAGGCGATTGACGCCGTGGCCGCCGAGCTGGGTAACGCCCAGCAGAAGCTGCAGCAGGTTCAGATGCTGCCGGTATTTATCGGCATCGGCCTCGGGGTACTGCTGGGATCTATCCCGTTGTTTATTCCCGGCTTCCCCGCCGCCCTGAAGCTCGGGCTGGCCGGGGGGCCGCTGATTATGGCGCTGATTCTCGGGCGCATCGGGAGCATCGGCAAGCTGTACTGGTTTATGCCGCCGAGCGCCAACCTGGCGCTGCGCGAGCTGGGGATCGTGCTGTTTCTGGCGGTGGTCGGGCTGAAATCGGGGGGCGACTTTGTGGCGACCCTGACCCAGGGCGATGGCCTGAGCTGGATCGCTTACGGCATTTTCATCACCGCCATCCCGCTGCTGACGGTAGGCATTCTCGCGCGCATGCTGGCGAAAATGAACTATCTGACGCTGTGCGGCATGCTGGCCGGCTCGATGACCGACCCGCCGGCGCTGGCCTTCGCCAACAATCTGCACGCCACCAGCGGCGCGGCGGCGCTTTCTTACGCTACCGTCTATCCGCTGGTGATGTTCCTGCGGATTATCACCCCGCAGCTACTCGCCGTGCTGTTCTGGGGGCTGAGCTAG
- a CDS encoding GntR family transcriptional regulator, whose amino-acid sequence MIYKSIADRLRLRLNSADFSIGSPLPGEKKLAEEFGVARMTIRKAIDLLVDWGLVVRRHGSGTYVARKDVHHETSNLTGLAEVLRKQGKEVVSQVLAFEVMPAPPAIASLLRIKIDERIYFSRRVRFVDGKPLMLEDSYMPVKLFRNLSLSHLEGSKFDYIEKECGIIISGNYETLTPVLADRQLARSMNVPEQMPLLRITSLSYSDSGEFLNYSVMFRNASEYQVDYHLRRVQAHSPLAQPPEQHGE is encoded by the coding sequence GTGATCTACAAATCCATTGCTGACCGCCTGCGGCTGCGGCTGAATTCTGCCGACTTCTCCATCGGCAGCCCGCTGCCGGGAGAGAAAAAACTGGCCGAGGAGTTCGGGGTGGCGCGCATGACCATCCGCAAAGCCATCGACCTGCTGGTGGACTGGGGGTTGGTGGTCCGTCGCCACGGCTCGGGGACCTACGTGGCGCGTAAAGACGTCCATCATGAAACCAGCAATCTCACCGGCCTGGCGGAAGTGCTGCGCAAGCAGGGTAAAGAGGTGGTAAGCCAGGTGCTGGCCTTCGAAGTGATGCCTGCCCCGCCGGCCATCGCCAGCCTGCTGCGAATTAAAATTGATGAACGGATCTACTTCTCGCGGCGGGTGCGCTTCGTCGACGGCAAGCCGCTGATGCTGGAGGATAGCTATATGCCGGTGAAGCTGTTTCGTAACCTGTCGCTGAGCCATCTGGAGGGATCGAAATTTGATTATATTGAGAAGGAGTGCGGGATCATCATCAGCGGGAACTATGAGACCCTGACGCCGGTGCTGGCGGACAGGCAGCTGGCGCGCTCAATGAACGTTCCGGAGCAGATGCCGCTGCTGCGGATTACCTCCCTTTCCTACAGCGACAGCGGCGAGTTTCTTAACTATTCGGTCATGTTCCGCAACGCCAGCGAGTATCAGGTGGACTACCATCTGCGCCGCGTCCAGGCGCACAGCCCGCTAGCTCAGCCCCCAGAACAGCACGGCGAGTAG
- a CDS encoding alpha-glucoside-specific PTS transporter subunit IIBC, whose protein sequence is MLSQIQRFGGAMFTPVLLFPFAGIVVGIAIMLRNPMFVGEALTAPDSLFAQIVHIIEEGGWTVFRNMPLIFAVGLPIGLAKQAQGRACLAVLVSFLTWNYFINAMGMTWGHFFGVDFSVEPTAGSGLTMIAGIKTLDTSIIGAIVISGLVTALHNRYFDKPLPVFLGIFQGSSFVVIVAFLAMIPCAWLTLLGWPKVQLGIESLQAFLRSAGALGVWVYIFLERILIPTGLHHFVYGPFIFGPAVVEGGLQVYWAEHLQAFSQSTEPLKTLFPEGGFALHGNSKVFGSVGIALALYFTAAPENRVKVAGLLIPATLTAMLVGITEPLEFTFLFISPLLFAVHAVLAASMATVMYICGVVGNFGGGLLDQFLPQNWIPMFHHHASMMFIQIGIGLCFTALYFVVFRTLILRLKLKTPGREESEIKLYSKADYQAARGKTTAAAAPETRLGQAAGFLQALGGASNIESINNCATRLRIALVDMAKTQSDDVFKALGAHGVVRRGNGIQVIVGLHVPQVRDQLENLMKDSLSTEHTTMTEAVS, encoded by the coding sequence ATGCTCAGTCAAATACAACGCTTTGGCGGCGCCATGTTTACCCCGGTTTTATTGTTTCCTTTCGCCGGGATCGTGGTCGGTATCGCCATTATGTTGCGCAACCCGATGTTCGTCGGCGAAGCGCTGACCGCACCCGACAGCCTGTTTGCACAGATCGTTCACATCATCGAAGAGGGCGGCTGGACCGTCTTTCGTAATATGCCGCTGATTTTCGCCGTCGGTCTGCCGATTGGCCTGGCGAAGCAGGCCCAGGGCCGGGCCTGTCTGGCGGTACTGGTGAGCTTTCTCACCTGGAATTACTTTATTAACGCCATGGGGATGACCTGGGGCCACTTCTTCGGCGTCGACTTTTCCGTTGAACCCACGGCCGGCAGCGGCCTGACGATGATTGCCGGGATTAAAACCCTCGACACCAGCATTATCGGGGCGATCGTCATCTCCGGCCTGGTGACGGCCCTGCATAATCGCTATTTCGATAAACCCCTGCCGGTGTTCCTCGGCATCTTCCAGGGCTCATCGTTTGTGGTCATTGTCGCCTTCCTCGCGATGATCCCCTGCGCCTGGCTGACGCTGCTCGGCTGGCCAAAAGTCCAGCTGGGTATTGAATCGCTACAGGCCTTCCTGCGCTCTGCCGGCGCGCTCGGGGTGTGGGTCTACATCTTCCTTGAGCGCATTCTGATCCCCACCGGTCTGCATCACTTCGTCTATGGCCCGTTCATCTTTGGCCCGGCGGTAGTGGAGGGCGGACTGCAGGTCTACTGGGCAGAGCATCTGCAGGCGTTCAGCCAGAGTACGGAACCGCTGAAGACGCTGTTCCCGGAGGGCGGCTTTGCCCTGCACGGTAACTCGAAAGTGTTTGGTTCGGTGGGCATTGCGCTGGCGCTTTACTTCACCGCCGCGCCGGAAAATCGCGTCAAGGTCGCCGGCCTGCTGATCCCCGCCACGTTGACCGCGATGCTGGTCGGGATCACCGAGCCGCTGGAGTTCACCTTCCTGTTCATCTCGCCGCTGCTGTTCGCCGTCCACGCGGTGCTGGCGGCGTCCATGGCGACGGTGATGTACATCTGCGGGGTGGTGGGCAATTTCGGCGGCGGCCTGCTCGACCAGTTCTTGCCGCAAAACTGGATCCCGATGTTCCATCACCACGCCTCGATGATGTTCATTCAGATAGGTATTGGTCTCTGTTTCACCGCCCTCTACTTCGTGGTCTTCCGCACCCTGATCCTGCGTCTGAAACTGAAGACGCCGGGCCGGGAAGAGAGCGAAATCAAGCTCTACAGCAAGGCTGATTATCAGGCGGCGCGGGGTAAAACCACGGCGGCAGCCGCGCCAGAGACCCGGCTGGGCCAGGCCGCTGGCTTCCTGCAGGCCCTCGGCGGCGCCAGCAACATTGAAAGTATCAATAACTGCGCCACCCGACTGCGCATCGCGCTGGTCGATATGGCGAAAACGCAAAGTGACGACGTCTTTAAAGCGCTGGGCGCCCACGGGGTAGTACGCCGCGGCAACGGGATTCAGGTCATCGTCGGCCTGCACGTTCCCCAGGTGCGCGACCAGCTGGAAAACCTGATGAAAGATTCTCTTTCGACCGAACATACCACCATGACGGAGGCAGTATCATGA